The sequence agtTGAAATctgttgaacccctctagtgaattatttatttcagttattgtacttttcaactccagaatttccttttggttcttttttctatCCCTGTATTGATATTCTATATTTGATGTGACATTGCCATCGTATGGacctttactttttaaaccaTGCTTTCCTTTAGTTCTGTGAACATATTTGTAATGACTACTTTGAAGTCTTTTTCTGTTAAATCTGACAGCTACTTGCTATCACAGGCAGTTTCTGTTGCCTACTTCCCCGCCCCCAGTGTATGAATCATactttgtttctttgcatgtctcataattttttttgttggaaactAGATATTTTAGACAATATATTGTAGTAAGTCTGACTGTTGGTCCACTCCCCGCCCCAGGGTTGGttattgttaatttcttcttcttcttctttagtGACTAGCTGGCCTGTATTATTAGTGAAGTCTGTCCCCTCGCCCCCATGATGATGTTTTACCCTGGAATGACAGTGATTTTGGCAGGACTTTCTTTAACTCCACAAATTGCCAGCTGATAATATATTGTTTTCATCAAAGCCTTGGGAGCATAAATTGGTCTTCAAACTAATTCAATCATCACATCGCAGCTCCTTTGAAGAATAGTTTCTGAGGTTCATGCTTGATATTTGTTCTGACCCCAGGAAGGTTCCTACCTGGCTGATAGTCTGTATTTTCATTGAATCCACAAGTTTCTACCCAGTGCCTTTCACTACAACCGCCGCTGTTCTTGAGGGTGTCCTTAGGTTTGAGCTTCTCCATGCTCTCTTGTAAATAAAATCAGTTCCTTTGGGAAGACATTAGGAGCTAGCTGTTTTATGGTCTGCTCCTCCCTCTGGGCAAAATCTCTGAGCCAGGGCTCTGGAACTGGGATTGGGGACAATGGCCAGCTTCTTTCTGAGTGACACTCCTGCTCTAGGAGTTGAACATTTGGAAGGGGGCATCAGCCTGAAGTGGAACCACCAACTCATAAGCCAGGGAGAGAGCAAGATGATCAGGACCCCAGTCTTCTCAGCACACTGCACCCAATGTAGAGCCTCAGTCTGGTAAGTGGGGGCTGAGTGGAAGAGGAGAACTGCCACTTCTCAACCGCACTTGCCTGGGATTCAGCCTCAGCAACACATAGTTGGGGTCAGGATGAGAAATGTTGATATACTGCTCCTCCCAGGAAGAAAGCCCtctggagggaagagaaagctACAGCAGTCTGGAGTGGAGCGAtgagtggggttgggggtgggtgggaagggagggagtggtCTTGGTTCAAATACTACagatttctgctttataaaatttttataattttcttgataGGTGTTTCTCTGTTTGCAGTAGACATTCATTTCACATATTCTAAAAGTTTCAAATCTCACTaagaaattttaatgtattactCTTGAAAACTATACTGTGACTTGTTTATACACTTCCACTTTTTTCCCTTGGCAACTACCGTGCCCAACTTCAAATATGTTCATCAGTacagtctttttttcttcacaattaaaaaaaaaacacgaatGTTTCAGAATTGCTATTCCCATATCCCTTCATAAAGCAAGCCTGCTAAGAATGGTTCAAGATATTACTGATGTTCTGAGTTCTTTTCAGGTTGAGACTATATAGGCAaagaattgcattaaaaaaatactggcatgagttttttttcttttttccttgaaagtGTTTGTTaattatttgaagtatagttgagttcatctttttggtttgttttacgATTATTGTTCTCCTATCATTGttgattttactttatctttttactATGTAGAACATTAACATGATTACAAAAGTCAACActataaaaaatttcttttcaccCCTTGTAGCTAACCAATTTTATTTGCTTCTTGTTTAcctttctgtgtttcttctgtagagataagcatatatatgtgtgtgtgtgtgtgtgtgtgtgtgtgtatatatatatatatatatatacacacacacacacatatatacatatatgggaCAAAGGATCAAAATCTTAATGGAAAAATGtgtaaaagatataaatgaatatatattcataaattagaaatattagctattaatttgtaatatatgctgtaaatatttttcccagtttgtcttttttgtttttttaaccatgtAAAGGTTtgtcataaaaaaaaattttatgaagtcaaatttaccaatttttaattttgcGGCATCTGATTTTAAGTCATAGTTAGAAAGTATTTCCCTTCACTAAGGctaaagaaaaattttgtaaTATTTCCTTCTGATACTTGTACggtatatttttaagtatttagacCCCTATATatctagtttatttttgtgtgtggtgtgagatatggatctttttttctcaatagctttccagttgtcccagaaccatttattggtttgtttggttttttttttttttttttgcggtacgcgggcctctcactcttgtggcctctcccgttgcggtgcacaggctccggacgcgcaggctcagcggccatggctcacgggcccagccgctccgtggcatgtggggtcttcccggaccggggcacgatcccgtgtcccctgcatcggcaggcggactctcaaccattgcgccaccagggaagccccccagaaccatttattaaaatgtccatcttTTCTCTAGATACTTGAGATGCTATCTTTACCTTACActaaattttcatatttatctgGCTCTATTTTAGGACATTTTATTCACTTCACAGGTCTGTTTGCCTATTCCTACACCACTACCCCACTGTTTTACTTAAGGATGCtttattatatactttaataTCTTGTCAGTCTACTCTTCCCTcgtagtttttcctttttagtgtTTTCCTGGCTAttctttcttgtttgctttttcatatgAACTTAGTATCAATATGTCTAGGTCCCTCAAAAAGCTTGTTGGAACTTTTACTGGAATTGCAATATACTTATAAGTTACTTTATGGAGAACTAACATGTTTATGGTGTTGAGTCATCCTAAACAAGAACAAGGGAGGCCTTTCTGTATGTTGAAGTTTTCATCTGTGTCTTTCAGGAGTGTTTAAGCTTTTTCTAGTACAGGTTTGAACATTTCTTGttgtttattcctaaatatttcatcttccttgctgctattgtaaatggtCATTTTCTCTACCATCATGTCCTCTAACTGgttattgtgtatatatatgaaggCTACTGATTTCTGTTAGATttatatcctgtaactttactgaattctggGATTTTCTGGAGGTATTTTTAGTATTCACTCTCTAGGGGTTGCCAATTCTGTCAGGGTTGGCAATCTTCTGCAAAGAGGtaagaagtaaatatttaaaacttgatGGGCCAAGAGGAAAAACTGAGAATATCATGTAGGTATCTAtacaaaaagagaatttaaaaatttccacaaattgatgaaattcaaaatataataataatgtttttgtAATACAGGTCTATTCATGTGAAGATTACAGTTATTTTGGGGGGACAACATTTTACTTAACTGTGGTTCAAAGTTAGTGTTCCCTACCATTAAAATcaatccaaatgttcatctgTTAATGCTGATCTGTAATGAGATTctatatacttcattttttaaatatacctttTAAAACAGATAGGTATTGTTAAACACTGACATCATGGaatgattacatatatatatatatggagagagagagagagagagagagagaaaaggaaggaaggaggagagacagagagagaaagagagagattgattctgttgtttttgtttctctggagaactctaatacTGCTTGTATACCCAATACCAGGCTCTCTGGtaatccctccccccacctcctcaaAGCAAGGAGTTTAGACCAGAGGTCTAAGGAGGCTTCTCCTTGCGCCCAAACCCAAATGCTGTCACCAGTCACGGTCCATAATTCCTAAGCATTCTTGTCATAAGGACAATAGGAAGGAGGCCAGAGCTGCAGCCCAGGCTGACAAGAGTGTACCAGCAAAAGCAAGAGCACAAGGGAACACGCACCCTTACCACTTTGGCAACAAGCTGGACTAGGCTTTTAGGGCTCGGAAAGACCCTTCGGGCAGCCAAGTGAGAGCACAGGAAGGGTGGCTGAATCTGTCTCAAATGGGCCTCCCCTACATTTCCTTAGCCACTGCTTCCACACTGCTGAAATAGAAGTAGAAAGGAATACCCTAAAAGCCCCATCTACTTTGGGACACTTAACTCATAGTGACAACACTCCAcatattccccctccccccccaaacaCGCAAAACCAAGATCTGTTCCCAAACTGTGTCCTTAAATCTCACCTCAAAAGATTAGTGCTGTCTACAACTTCAGCCCAAAGGATGCGTTTTCCCAAGCCGAATGAATGAGATTATATTCTGAAGAGTTCCTACCATCACTCTCAacactaaaggaaataaaattgaatttgagAAAACAGCTAAGTCGGTTTGCATGCAACGTTTGGACCAAAAAGCCTTGGAAATTTAGTGTTTAAAAATGGAACGCCATCCTGCTTTTGGGGAACAAGGGCACAGTCTGGCATACACACGATCACACAGTACCAAAGCAGCATGCTGATTTTACATATTTGAGTTAACTGAGATTTGTAGAAGGATCCGCACTACAAATAAAAGCTGCCACGTGGATTACCCGTACCTCTCGAAATGGAGCCAGAACTGAAAACTCCAATGCACGTCTGACACCTCTGCTCTGGAGCCCACCCCGcccacaccctcacccccactcccaccccgctCTGCACCGAACACATTCGCACTGCAGCCGAGAAAGGACCACATCGCAAATGATCTCTGTAGATTCACAGGCACACTGTCCATTTCGAATGAACGAATCCATCTTGGAGCTAAAAGGGAGCTATCTGCTTCTGCTTGCCGCCTCCTGCCAGGTAGATAAgctattcccactttacagataaggtaaATACGAACCACAAGCTAGGAGGGTCAGAATGGCTTTATCATGGACTGAGGGCTGTAGCGACAACAGCGTAGTATTGAATCCAATGATTCCCACGAACACGTACGGGGCGCATGAAACACAGGGGGAACTGGGCGATCATGCAGGCGGACATGGAAATACGCTAAGCAATCAGAGTCACCATGAAAAAATCATGCAGCTTAAGTAGCGAGCCAGAGCTGTGCAAATTAGCCCTCAGTCGGAAAGAAGGACGCGGGGGGAGGGGAGCCTTGCGGGGgaagaggggtgggtggggacagttgggtgaaaacagaagagaaaagagggcGGAAGGGACTCTCATGGTTCTGTTGCAGTTTCTGGGGAAGAGAATCGGAGACCCTACTCCGATTCTACCATATGGTTTTTTTTCTGCCGCTATTGTGGAAACAACATAACTTGTAGTCAACCACATTCCCCTGGTGGCAACAGGGGTAAGATACACTGCAAAGGCAGAAGCGCCGGGTCAACGCCTCTTGTGTCCCCGTAAACGTGCAGGCGGGTGCGTGAGGCTCGGGGACAGGCACAGAGTCGCTGGGAGGGACTCGTCAGATCCCCTGGCCCGACGGGGAGATGGTTTCCTGCAGAATGAGGTGCAGGAGGTGGTTCTGCTCGGCGCTCAACAGGGGCCACAGCTCCACCTGCAGCGACTTGACGGCTTCCGTGTCCTTCTCGTGGGTGGCCATGACCAAGGACTGCAGCAGCAGGAAGAGCTCCTCGGGAAGCGGGCCGCTGCTGTCCTGCCCGTGGCCGTCGAAGGCCTCCCAGGAGTACTTCTCCAGGGTGTGCGCGTGCTCCAGCAGGAGCTTGGCGGGCggcggctgcagcagcagcagcagcagcacgcGGGACACCTCGCAGCGGACCAGCACGTCGGCGAAGGCGCCCAGCGCGGCGGGGGAGGGCGCGGCCGCGGCCGTGGACCCCGCGCCGGGCGGGAGCAGCGCGAGCGGTGGGGCGGAGGCCGCGCCGGCCCCGGGCTGCGGCGCCGGCGGCTTGGGCTGCAGCTGCGGCGGGGGCTGCGGCCCCGGCGGCGGCACCGGGTGGCCGCCGTGCTCCCGCGCCAGGAGCTGCATGCGCGTGAAGAGCGCCAGGGCGCCGCTGTAGTCGCGCGCCAGCAGCTGGCAGGACGCGGCGTCGCCGAGCGCCTGCAGGGCGGCCAGGGGCAGCTGGGGCAGCTGCAGCTGCGCGGCGCGTTGGAAGtggccggcggcggcggccggcTGGCCCAGGTCGCGCAGGGCGGCCGCCAGCTCGAGGCAGAGCGCGGCGGCGGCAGCCGGCTGGCCTAGCTCCAGGTGCAGGCGCACGGCGGCGCCCAGGGCGGCGGCAGCGGCCTGCAGCGGCTCCCCGTAGGCGGCGGGGCAGGCCAAGCGCTGGCGCGCGTCGCGCTCCTGCCGCAGGAAGAGGCGCGCGGCCTCCGTCAGCGCCAGCGCCTCCCCGGGCCCGTGGAAGAGCGC is a genomic window of Phocoena sinus isolate mPhoSin1 chromosome X, mPhoSin1.pri, whole genome shotgun sequence containing:
- the LOC116747507 gene encoding 40-kDa huntingtin-associated protein-like — protein: MAASAAGLGGGAGPGPEAGDFLARYRQVCNKLKKRFLRKPNVAEAGEQFGQLGRELRAQECLPYAAWCQLAVARCQQALFHGPGEALALTEAARLFLRQERDARQRLACPAAYGEPLQAAAAALGAAVRLHLELGQPAAAAALCLELAAALRDLGQPAAAAGHFQRAAQLQLPQLPLAALQALGDAASCQLLARDYSGALALFTRMQLLAREHGGHPVPPPGPQPPPQLQPKPPAPQPGAGAASAPPLALLPPGAGSTAAAAPSPAALGAFADVLVRCEVSRVLLLLLLQPPPAKLLLEHAHTLEKYSWEAFDGHGQDSSGPLPEELFLLLQSLVMATHEKDTEAVKSLQVELWPLLSAEQNHLLHLILQETISPSGQGI